One genomic region from Labeo rohita strain BAU-BD-2019 chromosome 7, IGBB_LRoh.1.0, whole genome shotgun sequence encodes:
- the pcdh7b gene encoding protocadherin-7b isoform X4: MRTTGIVDYLSYCFLILQLLSQPAAKQVLRYRLAEEGPADVRVGNVAADLGITAGMDVTFTLESGSEYFKIDNMTGDLSTNERRIDREKLPQCQMIFDENECFIDFEVSVIGPAQSWVDLFEGKVIILDINDNTPSFPSPVLTLSVEENRPIGTLYLLPTATDRDFGRNGIERYELIQDNGESSVRRIGTSGSGSVDTHMGKRRFDEGASRSSVFELQVADTTDGEKQPQLIIKGALDREQRDSYELTLRVRDGGDPPRSSQAILRVMITDVNDNTPRFEKSVYEADLPENSSPGAPILQLKAGDTDVGVNGQIEYVFGAATESVRRLLRLDESTGWLSVLHRIDREDVSQLRFTVMARDRGQPPKTDKATVIINIKDENDNVPNIDIRKIGRIFLKDGVANVAEDVIVDTPIALVQVSDRDKGPNGIVTCTVVGDVPFQLKPASEVEGEMNKKKYFLHTSAPLDYEAVQEYNVVIVAVDSGSPSLSSNNSLIVKVGDMNDNPPVFSKSTVEVSFPENNAPGERVVTVVALDADSGKNAEISYSLDSSVNGIFSIDADTGDIRVNTILDREQTERYEFKVIAKDKGMPVLQGSATVVVLVADKNDNEPKFMQDVFTFYIQENLQPNSPVGMITVMDADKGQNADMSLYIEQQEDIFSIDNNTGTIFSNVAFDREQKNNYSFRVKAVDGGDPPRSATATVSLSVMDVNDNPPTVTFPMNSSYTLLPPSSNIRTVVRTVSATDTDTGINANLSYRIVGGNPFKLFEINEWNGVILLVGKLEQKHFGLHRLVVQVNDSGVPSQSTTTLVHIYVNETLSNSTIVEAQVARSLGTPLNADIAGDPNYDLGKQRLSIAIGVISGIMTVILIILVVVMARYCRPKNKNGYEAGKKDHEDFFTPQQHDKGKKPKKDKNKKKSKQPLYSSIVTVEASKPNGQRYDGVNEKLSDSPGMGRYRSVNGGPGSPDLARHYKSSSPLPTVQLHPQSPTAGKKHQAVQDLPPANTFVGTGDNISIGSDHCSEYSSQTINKYNKQPFRRVTFSVVSQPQDPHQGSLQSCYDSGLEESETPSSKSSSGPRLGALPLPEDAYERTTPDGSVGEAEHMENGEKEH, encoded by the coding sequence ATGAGGACTACAGGCATTGTGGACTATTTAAGCTACTGCTTTCTTATTCTGCAGCTGCTGAGTCAGCCCGCAGCCAAGCAAGTGCTCCGGTACCGCCTGGCTGAGGAGGGTCCTGCCGATGTCCGGGTGGGTAATGTAGCCGCGGACCTTGGCATCACGGCTGGCATGGATGTGACTTTTACCTTAGAATCCGGCTCTGAGTACTTCAAAATCGATAACATGACCGGAGACCTGAGCACGAACGAGCGGCGGATAGACCGCGAAAAGCTGCCGCAGTGTCAAATGATTTTTGATGAGAACGAGTGTTTCATAGATTTCGAAGTGTCCGTGATAGGACCCGCACAGAGCTGGGTCGATCTCTTCGAGGGCAAAGTGatcattttagacataaacgACAACACGCCGTCTTTTCCCTCACCTGTACTCACGCTCTCCGTTGAGGAGAACAGACCCATTGGCACACTTTACCTCCTGCCCACGGCCACCGACAGAGATTTCGGTCGGAATGGAATTGAGCGCTACGAGTTAATTCAGGACAACGGCGAGAGCTCTGTCAGACGGATCGGCACTTCCGGCTCCGGCAGTGTTGACACTCACATGGGCAAGCGGAGGTTCGACGAGGGGGCGAGTCGTAGCAGCGTCTTTGAACTTCAAGTTGCTGACACCACAGACGGGGAGAAGCAGCCGCAGCTGATTATCAAAGGGGCACTGGACAGGGAGCAGCGCGACTCCTATGAGCTGACTCTGCGTGTTAGAGATGGGGGCGACCCCCCACGCTCCTCCCAGGCCATTCTTAGGGTCATGATCACAGATGTAAATGATAACACCCCACGCTTCGAAAAGAGTGTTTATGAGGCAGACCTGCCAGAAAACAGCTCCCCAGGTGCCCCCATACTCCAGCTAAAAGCGGGTGACACCGACGTTGGCGTGAATGGACAGATTGAATATGTTTTTGGAGCAGCCACAGAGTCAGTGCGACGACTGCTGCGGCTCGACGAGAGCACTGGCTGGCTCAGTGTTTTGCACAGAATTGACCGTGAAGACGTGAGCCAGCTTCGCTTCACAGTCATGGCACGTGATCGTGGCCAGCCTCCTAAGACTGACAAGGCAACAGTGATCATCAACATCAAAGATGAAAATGACAATGTCCCCAATATTGACATCCGAAAAATAGGACGCATATTCCTCAAAGACGGTGTGGCTAATGTGGCAGAGGATGTGATTGTCGATACACCCATCGCTCTGGTCCAAGTGTCAGACCGAGATAAAGGGCCGAACGGTATAGTGACGTGCACCGTAGTGGGAGATGTTCCGTTTCAGCTCAAACCCGCTAGTGAGGTTGAGGGTGAAATGAACAAAAAGAAGTACTTTCTCCATACGTCAGCACCACTTGATTATGAGGCAGTGCAGGAGTATAACGTGGTCATTGTTGCTGTTGACTCTGGGAGCCCTAGCCTCTCTAGCAACAATTCACTGATAGTAAAAGTGGGGGACATGAATGACAATCCACCAGTTTTTAGCAAAAGCACAGTGGAAGTTTCATTTCCTGAAAACAATGCTCCCGGCGAGCGTGTCGTCACCGTAGTGGCCTTAGATGCAGACAGCGGCAAAAACGCAGAAATCTCGTACTCCCTGGACTCCTCTGTGAACGGGATATTTTCCATTGATGCAGACACTGGTGACATCCGTGTCAACACTATACTTGACAGGGAGCAGACGGAGCGATATGAGTTCAAAGTTATCGCCAAAGACAAAGGCATGCCTGTTCTGCAGGGCTCAGCCACTGTGGTCGTCCTGGTGGCggataaaaatgacaatgagCCAAAGTTCATGCAGGATGTGTTCACTTTCTATATACAGGAAAACCTGCAACCCAACAGCCCTGTTGGCATGATAACAGTCATGGATGCTGACAAAGGACAAAATGCAGACATGAGTCTATACATTGAGCAACAGGAAGATATCTTTTCCATTGACAACAACACTGGTACCATCTTCTCAAACGTGGCTTTCGACCGTgagcaaaaaaacaattattcatTCCGTGTCAAAGCCGTTGATGGAGGCGATCCGCCCCGGTCAGCTACGGCCACGGTGTCTCTCTCTGTAATGGATGTAAATGATAATCCCCCCACAGTTACTTTTCCAATGAATAGCTCATACACGCTGCTTCCTCCTTCTAGCAACATAAGGACGGTGGTCAGGACTGTCTCAGCTACTGATACCGACACAGGTATTAATGCTAACCTCAGCTACAGAATTGTGGGAGGCAATCCCTTTAAGTTGTTCGAAATTAATGAATGGAACGGAGTGATCTTGTTAGTTGGCAAGCTGGAGCAAAAACACTTTGGCCTTCATCGGCTGGTTGTGCAAGTGAACGACAGCGGGGTTCCGTCGCAAAGCACCACCACACTGGTCCATATCTACGTTAACGAAACGCTGTCCAACTCCACTATCGTAGAGGCGCAAGTTGCCAGAAGTCTTGGTACCCCGCTCAATGCTGACATTGCAGGAGACCCCAACTATGACCTAGGAAAGCAACGGCTGAGCATCGCCATAGGAGTTATATCAGGCATCATGACGGTGATTCTTATCATCCTGGTGGTCGTCATGGCCCGCTATTGCCGTCCAAAGAACAAGAATGGCTATGAGGCTGGAAAGAAAGACCATGAGGACTTCTTCACTCCTCAGCAACACGATAAAGGCAAGAAACCCAAGAAAGACAAGAATAAGAAAAAGTCTAAACAGCCTTTATACAGCAGCATCGTCACCGTCGAGGCATCCAAGCCGAATGGGCAGCGCTACGATGGCGTTAACGAGAAACTGTCGGACAGTCCGGGAATGGGCCGCTATCGGTCCGTCAACGGTGGCCCCGGAAGCCCAGATCTCGCCCGCCATTACAAATCCAGCTCACCCTTGCCCACAGTTCAGCTGCACCCTCAGTCGCCAACGGCAGGAAAAAAGCACCAGGCTGTTCAGGACCTGCCGCCGGCCAACACGTTTGTCGGCACTGGAGATAACATATCCATCGGATCAGACCACTGTTCTGAGTACAGTAGCCAAACCATCAACAAGTACAACAAACAG
- the pcdh7b gene encoding protocadherin-7b isoform X5: MRTTGIVDYLSYCFLILQLLSQPAAKQVLRYRLAEEGPADVRVGNVAADLGITAGMDVTFTLESGSEYFKIDNMTGDLSTNERRIDREKLPQCQMIFDENECFIDFEVSVIGPAQSWVDLFEGKVIILDINDNTPSFPSPVLTLSVEENRPIGTLYLLPTATDRDFGRNGIERYELIQDNGESSVRRIGTSGSGSVDTHMGKRRFDEGASRSSVFELQVADTTDGEKQPQLIIKGALDREQRDSYELTLRVRDGGDPPRSSQAILRVMITDVNDNTPRFEKSVYEADLPENSSPGAPILQLKAGDTDVGVNGQIEYVFGAATESVRRLLRLDESTGWLSVLHRIDREDVSQLRFTVMARDRGQPPKTDKATVIINIKDENDNVPNIDIRKIGRIFLKDGVANVAEDVIVDTPIALVQVSDRDKGPNGIVTCTVVGDVPFQLKPASEVEGEMNKKKYFLHTSAPLDYEAVQEYNVVIVAVDSGSPSLSSNNSLIVKVGDMNDNPPVFSKSTVEVSFPENNAPGERVVTVVALDADSGKNAEISYSLDSSVNGIFSIDADTGDIRVNTILDREQTERYEFKVIAKDKGMPVLQGSATVVVLVADKNDNEPKFMQDVFTFYIQENLQPNSPVGMITVMDADKGQNADMSLYIEQQEDIFSIDNNTGTIFSNVAFDREQKNNYSFRVKAVDGGDPPRSATATVSLSVMDVNDNPPTVTFPMNSSYTLLPPSSNIRTVVRTVSATDTDTGINANLSYRIVGGNPFKLFEINEWNGVILLVGKLEQKHFGLHRLVVQVNDSGVPSQSTTTLVHIYVNETLSNSTIVEAQVARSLGTPLNADIAGDPNYDLGKQRLSIAIGVISGIMTVILIILVVVMARYCRPKNKNGYEAGKKDHEDFFTPQQHDKGKKPKKDKNKKKSKQPLYSSIVTVEASKPNGQRYDGVNEKLSDSPGMGRYRSVNGGPGSPDLARHYKSSSPLPTVQLHPQSPTAGKKHQAVQDLPPANTFVGTGDNISIGSDHCSEYSSQTINKYNKQPFRRVTFSVVSQPQDPHQGSLQSCYDSGLEESETPSSKSSSGPRLGALPLPEDAYERTTPDGSVGEAEHMENDR, translated from the coding sequence ATGAGGACTACAGGCATTGTGGACTATTTAAGCTACTGCTTTCTTATTCTGCAGCTGCTGAGTCAGCCCGCAGCCAAGCAAGTGCTCCGGTACCGCCTGGCTGAGGAGGGTCCTGCCGATGTCCGGGTGGGTAATGTAGCCGCGGACCTTGGCATCACGGCTGGCATGGATGTGACTTTTACCTTAGAATCCGGCTCTGAGTACTTCAAAATCGATAACATGACCGGAGACCTGAGCACGAACGAGCGGCGGATAGACCGCGAAAAGCTGCCGCAGTGTCAAATGATTTTTGATGAGAACGAGTGTTTCATAGATTTCGAAGTGTCCGTGATAGGACCCGCACAGAGCTGGGTCGATCTCTTCGAGGGCAAAGTGatcattttagacataaacgACAACACGCCGTCTTTTCCCTCACCTGTACTCACGCTCTCCGTTGAGGAGAACAGACCCATTGGCACACTTTACCTCCTGCCCACGGCCACCGACAGAGATTTCGGTCGGAATGGAATTGAGCGCTACGAGTTAATTCAGGACAACGGCGAGAGCTCTGTCAGACGGATCGGCACTTCCGGCTCCGGCAGTGTTGACACTCACATGGGCAAGCGGAGGTTCGACGAGGGGGCGAGTCGTAGCAGCGTCTTTGAACTTCAAGTTGCTGACACCACAGACGGGGAGAAGCAGCCGCAGCTGATTATCAAAGGGGCACTGGACAGGGAGCAGCGCGACTCCTATGAGCTGACTCTGCGTGTTAGAGATGGGGGCGACCCCCCACGCTCCTCCCAGGCCATTCTTAGGGTCATGATCACAGATGTAAATGATAACACCCCACGCTTCGAAAAGAGTGTTTATGAGGCAGACCTGCCAGAAAACAGCTCCCCAGGTGCCCCCATACTCCAGCTAAAAGCGGGTGACACCGACGTTGGCGTGAATGGACAGATTGAATATGTTTTTGGAGCAGCCACAGAGTCAGTGCGACGACTGCTGCGGCTCGACGAGAGCACTGGCTGGCTCAGTGTTTTGCACAGAATTGACCGTGAAGACGTGAGCCAGCTTCGCTTCACAGTCATGGCACGTGATCGTGGCCAGCCTCCTAAGACTGACAAGGCAACAGTGATCATCAACATCAAAGATGAAAATGACAATGTCCCCAATATTGACATCCGAAAAATAGGACGCATATTCCTCAAAGACGGTGTGGCTAATGTGGCAGAGGATGTGATTGTCGATACACCCATCGCTCTGGTCCAAGTGTCAGACCGAGATAAAGGGCCGAACGGTATAGTGACGTGCACCGTAGTGGGAGATGTTCCGTTTCAGCTCAAACCCGCTAGTGAGGTTGAGGGTGAAATGAACAAAAAGAAGTACTTTCTCCATACGTCAGCACCACTTGATTATGAGGCAGTGCAGGAGTATAACGTGGTCATTGTTGCTGTTGACTCTGGGAGCCCTAGCCTCTCTAGCAACAATTCACTGATAGTAAAAGTGGGGGACATGAATGACAATCCACCAGTTTTTAGCAAAAGCACAGTGGAAGTTTCATTTCCTGAAAACAATGCTCCCGGCGAGCGTGTCGTCACCGTAGTGGCCTTAGATGCAGACAGCGGCAAAAACGCAGAAATCTCGTACTCCCTGGACTCCTCTGTGAACGGGATATTTTCCATTGATGCAGACACTGGTGACATCCGTGTCAACACTATACTTGACAGGGAGCAGACGGAGCGATATGAGTTCAAAGTTATCGCCAAAGACAAAGGCATGCCTGTTCTGCAGGGCTCAGCCACTGTGGTCGTCCTGGTGGCggataaaaatgacaatgagCCAAAGTTCATGCAGGATGTGTTCACTTTCTATATACAGGAAAACCTGCAACCCAACAGCCCTGTTGGCATGATAACAGTCATGGATGCTGACAAAGGACAAAATGCAGACATGAGTCTATACATTGAGCAACAGGAAGATATCTTTTCCATTGACAACAACACTGGTACCATCTTCTCAAACGTGGCTTTCGACCGTgagcaaaaaaacaattattcatTCCGTGTCAAAGCCGTTGATGGAGGCGATCCGCCCCGGTCAGCTACGGCCACGGTGTCTCTCTCTGTAATGGATGTAAATGATAATCCCCCCACAGTTACTTTTCCAATGAATAGCTCATACACGCTGCTTCCTCCTTCTAGCAACATAAGGACGGTGGTCAGGACTGTCTCAGCTACTGATACCGACACAGGTATTAATGCTAACCTCAGCTACAGAATTGTGGGAGGCAATCCCTTTAAGTTGTTCGAAATTAATGAATGGAACGGAGTGATCTTGTTAGTTGGCAAGCTGGAGCAAAAACACTTTGGCCTTCATCGGCTGGTTGTGCAAGTGAACGACAGCGGGGTTCCGTCGCAAAGCACCACCACACTGGTCCATATCTACGTTAACGAAACGCTGTCCAACTCCACTATCGTAGAGGCGCAAGTTGCCAGAAGTCTTGGTACCCCGCTCAATGCTGACATTGCAGGAGACCCCAACTATGACCTAGGAAAGCAACGGCTGAGCATCGCCATAGGAGTTATATCAGGCATCATGACGGTGATTCTTATCATCCTGGTGGTCGTCATGGCCCGCTATTGCCGTCCAAAGAACAAGAATGGCTATGAGGCTGGAAAGAAAGACCATGAGGACTTCTTCACTCCTCAGCAACACGATAAAGGCAAGAAACCCAAGAAAGACAAGAATAAGAAAAAGTCTAAACAGCCTTTATACAGCAGCATCGTCACCGTCGAGGCATCCAAGCCGAATGGGCAGCGCTACGATGGCGTTAACGAGAAACTGTCGGACAGTCCGGGAATGGGCCGCTATCGGTCCGTCAACGGTGGCCCCGGAAGCCCAGATCTCGCCCGCCATTACAAATCCAGCTCACCCTTGCCCACAGTTCAGCTGCACCCTCAGTCGCCAACGGCAGGAAAAAAGCACCAGGCTGTTCAGGACCTGCCGCCGGCCAACACGTTTGTCGGCACTGGAGATAACATATCCATCGGATCAGACCACTGTTCTGAGTACAGTAGCCAAACCATCAACAAGTACAACAAACAG
- the pcdh7b gene encoding protocadherin-7b isoform X6, translating to MRTTGIVDYLSYCFLILQLLSQPAAKQVLRYRLAEEGPADVRVGNVAADLGITAGMDVTFTLESGSEYFKIDNMTGDLSTNERRIDREKLPQCQMIFDENECFIDFEVSVIGPAQSWVDLFEGKVIILDINDNTPSFPSPVLTLSVEENRPIGTLYLLPTATDRDFGRNGIERYELIQDNGESSVRRIGTSGSGSVDTHMGKRRFDEGASRSSVFELQVADTTDGEKQPQLIIKGALDREQRDSYELTLRVRDGGDPPRSSQAILRVMITDVNDNTPRFEKSVYEADLPENSSPGAPILQLKAGDTDVGVNGQIEYVFGAATESVRRLLRLDESTGWLSVLHRIDREDVSQLRFTVMARDRGQPPKTDKATVIINIKDENDNVPNIDIRKIGRIFLKDGVANVAEDVIVDTPIALVQVSDRDKGPNGIVTCTVVGDVPFQLKPASEVEGEMNKKKYFLHTSAPLDYEAVQEYNVVIVAVDSGSPSLSSNNSLIVKVGDMNDNPPVFSKSTVEVSFPENNAPGERVVTVVALDADSGKNAEISYSLDSSVNGIFSIDADTGDIRVNTILDREQTERYEFKVIAKDKGMPVLQGSATVVVLVADKNDNEPKFMQDVFTFYIQENLQPNSPVGMITVMDADKGQNADMSLYIEQQEDIFSIDNNTGTIFSNVAFDREQKNNYSFRVKAVDGGDPPRSATATVSLSVMDVNDNPPTVTFPMNSSYTLLPPSSNIRTVVRTVSATDTDTGINANLSYRIVGGNPFKLFEINEWNGVILLVGKLEQKHFGLHRLVVQVNDSGVPSQSTTTLVHIYVNETLSNSTIVEAQVARSLGTPLNADIAGDPNYDLGKQRLSIAIGVISGIMTVILIILVVVMARYCRPKNKNGYEAGKKDHEDFFTPQQHDKGKKPKKDKNKKKSKQPLYSSIVTVEASKPNGQRYDGVNEKLSDSPGMGRYRSVNGGPGSPDLARHYKSSSPLPTVQLHPQSPTAGKKHQAVQDLPPANTFVGTGDNISIGSDHCSEYSSQTINKYNKQTLGPCLT from the coding sequence ATGAGGACTACAGGCATTGTGGACTATTTAAGCTACTGCTTTCTTATTCTGCAGCTGCTGAGTCAGCCCGCAGCCAAGCAAGTGCTCCGGTACCGCCTGGCTGAGGAGGGTCCTGCCGATGTCCGGGTGGGTAATGTAGCCGCGGACCTTGGCATCACGGCTGGCATGGATGTGACTTTTACCTTAGAATCCGGCTCTGAGTACTTCAAAATCGATAACATGACCGGAGACCTGAGCACGAACGAGCGGCGGATAGACCGCGAAAAGCTGCCGCAGTGTCAAATGATTTTTGATGAGAACGAGTGTTTCATAGATTTCGAAGTGTCCGTGATAGGACCCGCACAGAGCTGGGTCGATCTCTTCGAGGGCAAAGTGatcattttagacataaacgACAACACGCCGTCTTTTCCCTCACCTGTACTCACGCTCTCCGTTGAGGAGAACAGACCCATTGGCACACTTTACCTCCTGCCCACGGCCACCGACAGAGATTTCGGTCGGAATGGAATTGAGCGCTACGAGTTAATTCAGGACAACGGCGAGAGCTCTGTCAGACGGATCGGCACTTCCGGCTCCGGCAGTGTTGACACTCACATGGGCAAGCGGAGGTTCGACGAGGGGGCGAGTCGTAGCAGCGTCTTTGAACTTCAAGTTGCTGACACCACAGACGGGGAGAAGCAGCCGCAGCTGATTATCAAAGGGGCACTGGACAGGGAGCAGCGCGACTCCTATGAGCTGACTCTGCGTGTTAGAGATGGGGGCGACCCCCCACGCTCCTCCCAGGCCATTCTTAGGGTCATGATCACAGATGTAAATGATAACACCCCACGCTTCGAAAAGAGTGTTTATGAGGCAGACCTGCCAGAAAACAGCTCCCCAGGTGCCCCCATACTCCAGCTAAAAGCGGGTGACACCGACGTTGGCGTGAATGGACAGATTGAATATGTTTTTGGAGCAGCCACAGAGTCAGTGCGACGACTGCTGCGGCTCGACGAGAGCACTGGCTGGCTCAGTGTTTTGCACAGAATTGACCGTGAAGACGTGAGCCAGCTTCGCTTCACAGTCATGGCACGTGATCGTGGCCAGCCTCCTAAGACTGACAAGGCAACAGTGATCATCAACATCAAAGATGAAAATGACAATGTCCCCAATATTGACATCCGAAAAATAGGACGCATATTCCTCAAAGACGGTGTGGCTAATGTGGCAGAGGATGTGATTGTCGATACACCCATCGCTCTGGTCCAAGTGTCAGACCGAGATAAAGGGCCGAACGGTATAGTGACGTGCACCGTAGTGGGAGATGTTCCGTTTCAGCTCAAACCCGCTAGTGAGGTTGAGGGTGAAATGAACAAAAAGAAGTACTTTCTCCATACGTCAGCACCACTTGATTATGAGGCAGTGCAGGAGTATAACGTGGTCATTGTTGCTGTTGACTCTGGGAGCCCTAGCCTCTCTAGCAACAATTCACTGATAGTAAAAGTGGGGGACATGAATGACAATCCACCAGTTTTTAGCAAAAGCACAGTGGAAGTTTCATTTCCTGAAAACAATGCTCCCGGCGAGCGTGTCGTCACCGTAGTGGCCTTAGATGCAGACAGCGGCAAAAACGCAGAAATCTCGTACTCCCTGGACTCCTCTGTGAACGGGATATTTTCCATTGATGCAGACACTGGTGACATCCGTGTCAACACTATACTTGACAGGGAGCAGACGGAGCGATATGAGTTCAAAGTTATCGCCAAAGACAAAGGCATGCCTGTTCTGCAGGGCTCAGCCACTGTGGTCGTCCTGGTGGCggataaaaatgacaatgagCCAAAGTTCATGCAGGATGTGTTCACTTTCTATATACAGGAAAACCTGCAACCCAACAGCCCTGTTGGCATGATAACAGTCATGGATGCTGACAAAGGACAAAATGCAGACATGAGTCTATACATTGAGCAACAGGAAGATATCTTTTCCATTGACAACAACACTGGTACCATCTTCTCAAACGTGGCTTTCGACCGTgagcaaaaaaacaattattcatTCCGTGTCAAAGCCGTTGATGGAGGCGATCCGCCCCGGTCAGCTACGGCCACGGTGTCTCTCTCTGTAATGGATGTAAATGATAATCCCCCCACAGTTACTTTTCCAATGAATAGCTCATACACGCTGCTTCCTCCTTCTAGCAACATAAGGACGGTGGTCAGGACTGTCTCAGCTACTGATACCGACACAGGTATTAATGCTAACCTCAGCTACAGAATTGTGGGAGGCAATCCCTTTAAGTTGTTCGAAATTAATGAATGGAACGGAGTGATCTTGTTAGTTGGCAAGCTGGAGCAAAAACACTTTGGCCTTCATCGGCTGGTTGTGCAAGTGAACGACAGCGGGGTTCCGTCGCAAAGCACCACCACACTGGTCCATATCTACGTTAACGAAACGCTGTCCAACTCCACTATCGTAGAGGCGCAAGTTGCCAGAAGTCTTGGTACCCCGCTCAATGCTGACATTGCAGGAGACCCCAACTATGACCTAGGAAAGCAACGGCTGAGCATCGCCATAGGAGTTATATCAGGCATCATGACGGTGATTCTTATCATCCTGGTGGTCGTCATGGCCCGCTATTGCCGTCCAAAGAACAAGAATGGCTATGAGGCTGGAAAGAAAGACCATGAGGACTTCTTCACTCCTCAGCAACACGATAAAGGCAAGAAACCCAAGAAAGACAAGAATAAGAAAAAGTCTAAACAGCCTTTATACAGCAGCATCGTCACCGTCGAGGCATCCAAGCCGAATGGGCAGCGCTACGATGGCGTTAACGAGAAACTGTCGGACAGTCCGGGAATGGGCCGCTATCGGTCCGTCAACGGTGGCCCCGGAAGCCCAGATCTCGCCCGCCATTACAAATCCAGCTCACCCTTGCCCACAGTTCAGCTGCACCCTCAGTCGCCAACGGCAGGAAAAAAGCACCAGGCTGTTCAGGACCTGCCGCCGGCCAACACGTTTGTCGGCACTGGAGATAACATATCCATCGGATCAGACCACTGTTCTGAGTACAGTAGCCAAACCATCAACAAGTACAACAAACAG